The following are encoded together in the Triticum dicoccoides isolate Atlit2015 ecotype Zavitan chromosome 6B, WEW_v2.0, whole genome shotgun sequence genome:
- the LOC119323239 gene encoding non-structural maintenance of chromosomes element 4 homolog A-like translates to MAAAAAAEGSGAEGRGEAGGGGRRQQQQQGLAERRMLRSQYHAMKSLINEERDDMAKEDSDKFASIITQVESLHEQVQRPREQVADAEALLDITSTLVKSVRSQSSEGITPSDFVTALLKKFGQQATLDSEPVSLRWADVGLSASHVFRAAPGCCTMLGPMDTEVKQRKLSVVSRKRSARPTENTCPEELADSSEGAKTDTDRNVTVVFDILRKNKRARLETLVLNRQSFAQTVENVFALSFLVKDGRVAINIDDNGHHIVYPRNAPAASAIASGEVSYSHFVFRYDYRDWKLMKEVVPEGQELMPHRTAHSLSAEEREQMEPCAQRTPIRKLCRNRGLVLQEQMVVAETPEEDRSSKRKRLFIDQE, encoded by the exons atggcggcggcggcggcggcggaggggtccGGGGCAGAGGGCcgcggcgaggccggcggcggcggcaggcggcagcagcagcagcaggggctGGCGGAGCGCCGGATGCTCCGGTCCCAGTACCACGCCATGAAGAGCCTCATCAACG AGGAGAGGGATGACATGGCGAAGGAGGACTCCGACAAGTTCGCCTCCATCATCACGCAGGTGGAGAGCTTGCACGAGCAAG TGCAGAGACCCAGGGAGCAAGTAGCGGATGCAGAGGCTCTGCTGGACATCACAAGCACGTTGGTAAAATCCGTGAGGTCCCAGTCAAGTGAAGGAATCACACCTTCTGATTTCGTAACAGCATTGCTGAAGAAATTTGGGCAGCAAGCAACCCTTGATTCCGAGCCTGTCTCGTTGCGCTGGGCTGATGTTGGGCTTTCTGCTTCACATGTCTTCAGGGCTGCGCCTGGATGCTGCACCAT GCTTGGACCCATGGATACAGAAGTAAAGCAGCGTAAGCTTTCAGTTGTTAGTAGAAAAAGAAGTGCCAGGCCAACTGAAAATACTTGTCCAGAAGAG CTTGCCGATTCTTCGGAGGGAGCAAAGACAGACACTGACCGGAATGTGACTGTTGTATTTGATATCCTAaggaaaaataagcgtgcgaggctGGAGACCCTTGTTTTGAACAGACAATCATTTGCCCAAACGGTTGAGAatgtttttgcactgtctttcctaGTTAAAGATGGCAGGGTGGCAATAAACATTGATGACAATGGGCACCATATAGTCT ATCCACGAAATGCGCCTGCTGCTAGTGCCATAGCGTCAGGAGAAGTGTCCTACAGCCATTTTGTTTTCAGATACGATTACAGAGATTGGAAG CTTATGAAAGAAGTCGTCCCTGAAGGGCAAGAACTGATGCCGCACAGGACGGCGCACAGCCTCTCTGCTGAAGAGCGAGAACAGATGGAGCCATGTGCGCAACGAACACCGATAAGGAAACTTTGCCGGAACCGAGGTTTGGTTCTTCAGGAGCAGATGGTTGTTGCAGAGACACCCGAGGAGGACAGAAGCTCCAAACGCAAGCGTCTATTCATAGATCAGGAGTGA